One Pagrus major chromosome 15, Pma_NU_1.0 DNA window includes the following coding sequences:
- the cyp26c1 gene encoding cytochrome P450 26C1 — translation MLPLAQFGVLSALATALTSVLSALLLLALTRQLWSLRWSLTRDKESSLPLPKGSMGWPLVGETFHWLFQGSNFHISRRERHGNVFKTHLLGKPVIRVTGAENIRKILLGEHSLVCTQWPQSTRIILGPNTLVNSIGDLHKKKRKILAKVFSRGALESYLPRLQDVVKSEIAKWCSEPGAIDVYSAARSLTFRIAIKVLLGLQMEEERIVYLAQIFEQLMNNLFSLPIDAPLSGLRKGIKAREILHANMEKIIEEKMERQQAEEEYYDAFDYMLSSSKEHGHELSIQELKETAVELIFAAHSTTASASTSLILQLLRHPAVVERARVELEAEGLGHESNSPFSVATEKEEDAADTETSCLLNGGCLQNHSDGFPQSQSHVPYLSLDKLSQLRYVDCVVKEVLRFLPPVSGGYRTALQTFELDGYQIPKGWSVMYSIRDTHETAAVFQSPELFDPDRFGPDREESRSSRFSYVPFGGGVRSCVGKELAQIILKTLAVELIGTCKWTLATENFPKMQTVPIVHPVNGLHVHFSYNYPL, via the exons ATGTTACCCCTGGCCCAGTTCGGGGTGCTGTCGGCCCTGGCCACCGCGCTCACCTCGGTCCTGTCCGCGCTCCTGCTGCTGGCGCTGACCCGGCAGCTGTGGAGCCTCCGCTGGAGCCTGACCCGGGACAAAGAGAGCAGCCTGCCGCTGCCGAAGGGCTCCATGGGCTGGCCGCTGGTCGGGGAGACTTTCCACTGGCTGTTCCAG GGATCCAACTTCCACATCTCGCGCAGAGAGCGTCACGGCAACGTCTTTAAGACCCACCTGCTGGGGAAACCCGTCATCAGGGTGACGGGGGCCGAAAACATCCGTAAGATCCTGCTGGGCGAGCACAGCCTGGTGTGCACACAGTGGCCCCAGAGCACCCGCATCATCCTGGGACCCAACACGCTGGTCAACTCCATCGGAGATCTGcacaagaagaagagaaag ATCCTGGCCAAAGTGTTTAGCCGGGGGGCTCTGGAGTCCTACCTGCCCCGGCTGCAGGACGTCGTCAAGTCTGAAATCGCCAAGTGGTGCTCAGAGCCAGGCGCCATCGACGTTTACAGCGCCGCCAGGTCGCTCACGTTTCGTATCGCCATCAAGGTCCTGCTCGGCctgcagatggaggaggagcGCATAGTTTACCTGGCACAAATCTTCGAGCAGCTGATGAACAACCTGTTCTCGCTGCCCATAGACGCTCCGCTCAGTGGGCTCCGCAAG GGGATCAAAGCCAGAGAAATCCTTCACGCCAACATGGAGAAGATCATTGAGGAAAAGATGGAGCGGCAGCAGGCGGAGGAGGAATACTACGACGCCTTCGACTACATGCTGTCCAGTTCCAAGGAGCACGGCCATGAGCTCAGCATCCAGGAGCTCAAG GAAACAGCAGTGGAGTTGATCTTCGCCGCTCACTCCACGACAGCCAGCGCCTCCACATCGCTGATTCTGCAGCTCCTCCGCCATCCAGCGGTGGTGGAGAGGGCCAGAGTCGAGCTGGAGGCCGAGGGCCTCGGCCACGAGTCCAACAGCCCATTCAGTGTCGCCacggagaaggaggaggacgcTGCCGACACCGAGACAAGCTGCCTGCTGAACGGAGGCTGTCTCCAGAACCACAGCGATGGTTTCCCACAATCCCAGTCTCATGTACCGTATCTGAGCCTGGACAAGCTGAGCCAGCTCCGCTACGTCGACTGTGTTGTTAAAGAGGTGCTCCGCTTCCTGCCGCCGGTCTCCGGAGGTTATCGGACAGCCCTGCAGACATTTGAATTAGAT GGCTACCAGATCCCCAAAGGCTGGAGTGTAATGTACAGCATCCGGGACACTCATGAGACCGCAGCGGTCTTCCAGAGCCCGGAGCTGTTTGACCCAGACCGGTTCGGCCCAGACCGGGAGGAGAGTCGGTCGTCTCGGTTCAGCTACGTTCCGTTCGGCGGCGGCGTGCGGAGCTGCGTAGGGAAAGAACTTGCACAGATCATCCTAAAGACTCTGGCTGTGGAGCTGATCGGGACTTGCAAATGGACTCTGGCCACAGAGAACTTTCCCAAGATGCAGACGGTCCCGATAGTGCACCCGGTGAACGGGCTGCACGTCCACTTCTCATACAACTACCCGCTTTAG